AATGGGATAAAAACAAGTTCTTCTACTAATCCATAAACATGTTTTATGCTTAATACTAATTAAAATTTGGGCTTGAAGAAACTTAGTATAGCTTTATTAATAAACAGTCTTAAAAAACCACTCGATTTTAACATACTTTTCTTACTTTAAACTTTTACTAGAGGGGCAATGATTCAGGCGTATTGATTAGAGCGAATGCAATTCGCCCCGACTGACGCTCCGAAAAAAATAAGAAATATCAATCTAAATTTTAAGAAAGCATGTACAATCCTCTCCTCCACCATAGAAGAAGCATACGTTTGAAAAATTACGATTATTCGTGCGAAGGTTTGTATTTTATTACCCTCTGCTCCACTCAAAGTCTGAACATATTTGGGCATATCGCTAAAGGAAAAATGAATTTGAATGCTTTTGGAAAGATTGCCGCAGAAGAATGGCTTGCATCAGCAATTATTAGAAAGAATATCTCGCTGGGTGAATTTATTATCATGCCCAATCATATGCATGGTATTATCAGCATCGATTGTAAGATAGAAAATGATAATAAGGAAAATCTCGGAAAATTTAAATCTCCTTCGCAAAGCATTGGTGCTATTATTAGAGGATATAAAGGAGCTACAACGAAAAGGATTAACCTGCTAATTAGAGAAGAGGGAAATAAAATTATAGCTGCGAGGGAATCTGATTCGGGCGATTCATTTATTAAAGATCCTGTTACGGGCGTATTGCAATACGCCCCAACGAAAACCTCAACTAACGGCCCGAC
The sequence above is drawn from the Labilibaculum sp. DW002 genome and encodes:
- a CDS encoding transposase, producing MYNPLLHHRRSIRLKNYDYSCEGLYFITLCSTQSLNIFGHIAKGKMNLNAFGKIAAEEWLASAIIRKNISLGEFIIMPNHMHGIISIDCKIENDNKENLGKFKSPSQSIGAIIRGYKGATTKRINLLIREEGNKIIAARESDSGDSFIKDPVTGVLQYAPTKTSTNGPTRNRKEKGRMQFAPTDAPTDAPTEALTGLSGEGSIWQRNYYEIIIRTDRAYQNISNYIINNPKSWTEDKLKG